From the genome of Yersinia enterocolitica, one region includes:
- a CDS encoding DUF4113 domain-containing protein: MLGNFYSQGIAQLGLFDDNQPEINSAVLMAALDDINRSDKGKVWFAGQGIQKAWQMKREMLSRVG, translated from the coding sequence ATGCTAGGTAATTTCTACAGCCAGGGCATCGCTCAATTAGGATTATTTGATGATAATCAGCCAGAAATTAACAGTGCAGTGCTGATGGCTGCGCTAGACGATATTAATAGGTCAGACAAAGGAAAGGTGTGGTTTGCCGGACAAGGCATACAGAAAGCATGGCAGATGAAACGTGAGATGCTATCCCGGGTGGGCTGA
- a CDS encoding AlpA family transcriptional regulator, producing MTERKRFIRLPEVLKRTGLCKAWIYKLISQDRFPEPIKLGERAIAFVESEIDEWIDQMIDLSRNKSA from the coding sequence ATGACAGAAAGAAAAAGATTTATCCGTTTACCTGAAGTACTGAAAAGAACGGGTCTTTGCAAAGCTTGGATCTATAAACTTATTAGTCAAGATCGTTTCCCTGAACCTATAAAACTTGGTGAGCGTGCAATAGCATTTGTCGAGAGTGAAATAGATGAATGGATTGATCAGATGATTGATTTATCCCGAAATAAATCGGCCTGA